In a genomic window of Salegentibacter salegens:
- a CDS encoding histone deacetylase family protein, giving the protein MLKIAYHPIYKHPLPEGHRFPMEKYELLPRQLLHEGTCSEDNFFEPEFPEEKYILNVHDADYFERLGNLNLSKKEIRKSGFPLSEALVKREMIIADGTMKGVHYSIENGISFNIAGGTHHAYSNRAEAFCLLNDQAIAARYLQQKKLAEKILIVDLDVHQGNGTAEIFQDDPSVFTFSMHGKGNYPFKKEKSDLDIEVPDGSGDDHYLKLLKETLPGLIEKQKPDFIFYLCGVDILETDKLGRLSCTVNGCKERDRFVLQTCHDLNIPVQCSMGGGYSKEIRVIIEAHANTYRLAKEIYF; this is encoded by the coding sequence ATGCTAAAAATCGCCTATCATCCCATCTATAAACATCCGCTGCCCGAAGGTCATCGTTTCCCGATGGAAAAATATGAATTGCTTCCCAGGCAGTTACTTCACGAAGGGACTTGTAGTGAAGATAATTTTTTTGAACCCGAATTTCCAGAGGAAAAATACATTCTCAATGTTCACGACGCCGATTATTTTGAACGTTTAGGCAATCTAAACCTTAGTAAAAAAGAAATTAGAAAAAGTGGATTTCCACTTTCTGAAGCTTTAGTAAAACGGGAAATGATCATTGCCGATGGTACGATGAAAGGCGTACATTATTCCATAGAAAATGGAATTTCATTTAATATTGCCGGTGGCACTCATCACGCTTATTCCAACCGTGCAGAAGCCTTTTGTTTGCTTAACGACCAGGCGATTGCCGCAAGGTATCTTCAGCAGAAAAAGTTAGCGGAAAAAATTCTCATTGTAGATCTGGACGTTCACCAGGGCAATGGCACTGCTGAGATTTTTCAGGACGATCCTTCAGTTTTCACCTTTTCTATGCACGGAAAAGGGAATTACCCTTTCAAAAAAGAAAAATCAGATCTCGATATTGAAGTCCCTGATGGTAGTGGCGACGACCACTATTTAAAACTGTTAAAAGAAACTTTACCTGGTTTAATCGAAAAACAAAAACCCGATTTCATCTTTTACCTATGCGGTGTAGATATTTTAGAAACTGATAAACTGGGCCGACTTTCCTGCACGGTAAATGGCTGTAAAGAAAGAGACAGGTTCGTTTTGCAAACCTGCCACGATCTAAACATTCCCGTGCAATGCAGTATGGGCGGCGGATATTCTAAAGAAATAAGGGTGATTATTGAAGCCCACGCTAATACTTACAGGTTAGCAAAGGAAATTTATTTCTGA